From the Asterias amurensis chromosome 1, ASM3211899v1 genome, the window aataataaaaagtatgAACAGTATACTTGGTGCGTCTTCTCATTGATgagcataaaataattatatccACAATTTAATTCGCGACAATCATAGCAATACAAAGACTATaagcattaaaataaaaataatatattccCTTTTATAGTTAGTAAGTTTACAAGATAAGAGTTATTTACTCTAAGCATATTTTTAAGGTCTACAATAAAGCAAACTCGTTTGCAAAATGTTCATTTTTAATACTCAATAAGTGATACCGAAATAACAGAAAATTTAATTCTAAATGTTGAGATAGATGTTACTGTTTCAAAAGTATTTTTGTTACAACTCATTTACAGTAGGATAAAACTAAGTATCGACAGTCAGTGCCCCTATTCATCCACACTCACTTTATTATCAAGGATTCTGTGATTCGCGACAAGGTGCCGAGATCGTCAGTATAACAATATAATCTGGGCATAGTGATAacagcttttgtcactaatatatatgtgttttgatgagtgaatgtgaataaacaattaactaaggttttaaaaaattagttcttatcttatttaatttacaaatttaagaataggccccgacccgagagggcgctgttcgtgacgtcaatcgggGCGCCATCTttggttgttttgctgcatccagcagcaatacaattggtcggcattgccggaaaatgcAAGGAAACAACCTtattcgaaacgtacaaactcacgactgacttacatgtactttgcacgtgtgtttactttacgcatcaaggcaaagtctgcctcgattgacgtcacaaaaggggtaggcggagtcaaccccctaaacaactttatctattttttaaagatataaatcgttacaaacaattattttttttatttcattgttactaaacatataGGCCTACTATTATGTTTGAACAgataaaaattctatttccaggtgacttaaatttgtttggtttttttggCAATCTTAAGCCTTACTAAAAGCATGGCTGATAAACCGTCCACTCAGTTCGAGTTATTGTCTTAGAGTGCAACTCAACAACGCGCACTTGATTTGTCGTGAAATTCGGATCGGTGTAGTGAAGCAGCGGTTCGCCATTGCGGCCGTGTAATCCCACCTTTACCTCACCATCCTCGTAAGTCACCCAGAAGCGATGAGATCCATCAAACTGAATGTCCATCATGTGTGCAACCAAACCTTCAAGACCAACACCCTGACCACGTGTAAACTCTGGCAAAATATAAGTTTTGGGAGGATTTGTTATCTTGTGTAAGCATTAAATACATTAATTCCAACACGTGCTATATCTCTGTAATGCTTAACCATGAACATTAATTTTTAGAAATATCGACTAATTTTAAATCGTCTCTGTTGTTCTATTAGGACAACATTTTAGAAACAATACATGGAGCTATAGGCCTTATGTTTCTTCACAACCAAAATATGTTACAATTCCCGGTGAGGGTTGTTCATTACACCCAACAAAACTTGTGccaaaaggcagtggacactattggtaattactcacaaaaattattagcacaaaaccttactttgtaacgagtaatggggagaggttgaaggtataaaacattgtgagaaacgtctccccctctgaagtgacgtggttttcgagaaagaagtcattttaatcgaatttgatttcaagacctcagatttagaaagtgaggtcttgaaatcaagcatctgaaagcgcacaacaagggtgttttttttctttcattattatctcccaaatttgatgaccgattgagctcaaattttcacaggtctgttattttatgcatatgttgagatacaccaactgtgaaggctagtctttgacaattaccaatagtgtccactgcctttaaatagatgTTCGTGGAGATTTTAGTTTCCGATTCGCACTCATTGCTTTCAAGTTAACCTTCAAcactttaaatgtttgtttattgcAAACGCTATAATAATCGGAATCGCGACCCTCGAATTTCGAATTTCGAACTTCAACTTTGACTTTcccattaaaataaaatgtgttgtaGGCCTATCTTCCAACTGTGTAAAGATTGTATATACTCACGAACAGCGTAGACCACATCGCCGTCCGCTCTTCCCATGAAGCGCACCTCAGTCAAGTTAGCCTCGTGATTCTTGAGAGTGAAGTCCAGTCTCACGGGGAATGAGATAGTTGTACGATTCAACAGGTATAACCTGACGTCACTGTCACTCGTATGGTAGGTGGCACATGGCGATTGAGGAGCTTCATTGAATGCCGTTGTAGCTGTcagtaattaatcaaaataatgtcaACATATCTCGAGAACTAAAATTATTAATAGTTTTGCTTCATGAGCTTCAGTAATTTGTTTAcaataccttaaaggaacacaattggatcggtcgagttggtcttcgaaaagcgtttgtaaccgtttattataaaatgcatttggttagaaagatgttttaaaagtagaatacaatgatccacacacatttgcttcgaaattgcgaactaacacggtcagccattttggggAGTCTTGACTACCATTatgccgaccgtgtttgtcgacgaggtaaaaggaatgCCACGTAATTTCgattgatacttgtgtggatcattatattctacttttaaaaacacctttctaatcatatgcattttataacaaacggtttcaaacgcttttcaaagaccaactcgaccgatccaaggcaacgtgttcctttaagactgaATTAAAATGTCTTTTTAACGTTACAAATAGTAATAAATTACAGAGCCAGGCGATTTCTCGAGCTTAATTGCATATATTTGACCCCTGTGTAAATTCGAAAGTTACCCGTTTATAAAGGATACAAATACAGTTTTAATAACCATCAAAAGTAAACATGAGGACGTACTGATTGgcaaataaaaagtcatacaAGAGGATAGAACCGTGGTAATTTAATTGTACATACCCAAGATGTGACCATCTCCCTGACCACCTGTTGGCACCGGTTCgtctgagagaaaaaaacacatacattttGAGTCAAGTGGCAGACAGAAATACAGTTTTAATCttttataattaatttgagCTCGATAGGGTGCAACAGTTACACCGATGTAGTTTATTTCACCGTATTTCCGTGTTTGCAGAACAAAAACctgaattaaagacactgggcactattggtaattgagactagtcttctcacttggtgtatctcaaaatatacataaaatagcaaacctgtgaaaatttgagctcaatcggtcatcgaagttgagagataataatgaaagaaaaaacacccttgtcacacgaagttgtgtgctttcagatgcttgatttcgagacctcaaattctaaatccgaggtctcgaaatcaaattcgtggaaaattacttctttctcgaaaacttcattacttcagaggaagccgtttctgacaatgttttatactatcaacctctccccagtactcgttaccaatgaaggttttatgctaatcattatgttgagtaataaccaatagtgtccactgcctttaaggatgcaAATGATGCCAGGAAATTCTTGTTAAAAAGGGCCAATCTTATCAGTCATTATTGTTTACCTTGTCCGCAAGGCGTCCTTTTTTCGAAATCCTCCATGAGCGGCCGACCGTCCTTTCCAAATCGCACTTGGTAGGGAGTCACCGTTGACGTCATGTTCACGGCACCTGAGGAAACTATGTACATGTGAGTCACTCTGTGTTGGTGCACACAGAACTACATACATGAAAAACGATCAAAACCCTGTTTCAAATGCCTGCATTTTCTGAGGCATATTTTGatcattattttattgtcaCTTAGGCCTACAGAAGAACAATGGAGAAACTACTATGCTGAGCTCATTCGGTATTCAGACTGCTAATTCGTAACTTCCATTTCAGCAAAATGTGAGAAAACAGCGCATGTAAATTGTTGGTGCAACTAAAATTCGTCTTTAAACTCATCTCTAAGATATGAACCACTTTCAAGCtcagatttcaaaatatttgactCTGTGTACTCGAAAAGACTCCGTGCGCCTGAAATAACTTCGTGTACTCGAAATTATTTCCgatgtcagatgcaattgtgttagccatgcaatactgtccgctccggacacttttgcatatgcaatcgtgtccggggctatgcaaaaaccatccggtgtcgcatgcaaatATGTTcgctatgcaatactatccggaggacattattgcatatgcaaccATGTCCGTCAATAATGTCCGccagacggttttgcatatgcagttctgtccgcccggacgctgcagcataatgcaattgtgtccgcctggacacatttgcatatgcagttatATCCAAGTGCAAAACCGTCCCTGCAGTAatcgcccttggtcgacggaacacgttcatttttgtacaagcaaagtgcatgtcatgaatgacatgggaaatgttcggccgttgggtatcctctgcaatcataaaatacgtgaatgtTCATGCTGCATttaatacgtaggttcagtgcatgcacgcgtGCTTACACACGCAcatacatgtccaccggacggttctTGCATAGctccggacacgattgcatatgcaaaagtgtccggagcggacactacggcggacatgtacatgactgtataTGTAcagtatgtgcgcgcgtaagcgagcgtgcatgcgctgaacctacgtattatgcagcatgaataattcacgtattttatgattgcagcgaatacccaacggccgacatttcccatgtcattcatgacatgcacttagcttgcaaaacaatggcgaacgtgttccgtcgaccaagggcgtttagtttactgcaaggacggttttgcacgcggatacaactgcatatgcaaatgtgtccgggtggACACAATTACactatgcagcagcgtccgggcggacacgattgcatatgtaaaaccgtccggcggacattattgcatatgcaacaatgtcctcctccggatagtattgcatagaggacataattgcatgcgacaccggctatGATTGAGCGcttataattatgttttttaGTGCATGGATGACTTGGGTGcacaataaattattttgcGATCTTTGACACATTCAAGGGTATTGAATTAAGAACTCAAATGGTTTAAAGTATTTATATTAATCAAGTATCGCTTCAGCGGCTTTATAACAAATCAACTACATTGCATTATTGAttgaaatatacaataaaaaattaaaggaacacgttgccttggatcggacgagttggtctataactgagcgtttataaccgttttttatacaatgcatatggttagaaagatgttttaaaagtagaatacaattattcacacaagtttgcctcgaaattgcgtggttttccttttactgcgagaactaacacggtcggccatttatgggagtcaaaaatttgactcccataaatggccgaccgtgttccatttatgggagtcaaaaaattttctttcaaacataagagtatatgcttacgaataataaaacaatttttttagtaatattgtttgtcacgatttatatgtttaaaatatatattaagttgtttggggggctgactccgcctaccccttttgtgatgtcaatcgaggcagactttgcctgcaatgcgtatagtaaacacacgtgcaaagtacatgtacgtccaagtcgtgagttggtacatttcaaaaagtgttttttctgcattcagcagcaatacacctgttcggcattgccggaaaaaaaaccttttttttttttttttttttttttaacgtacaaactcacgactttgtccgtacatgtactttgcaattgtgtttactctacgcattacaggcaaagtctgcctcgatttacgtcacgaacagcgccctctcgggtcggggtctactcttaaatttgtaaataacataagaactgattttttaaaaccttagttaactgtttattcacattccactcatcaaaacacatatattagtgacaaaagctagattttgaaaaataccacttccaggtgactttaagcaatttgttttgcttaagcagctctatgaaattgacccctgttCATGAGAAACAGTCTAATAAACCACGCAAAAAGATTAAACAATAATGCAAACGGATTACTAAACCATGCCGACAATTTCAAATTACTAAAGCATAAAGGGATTACCAAACCGTGCAAAATGATTGCtgttttcttttaataaaaacgattttgggaactttttcaaaatgtccatagatttagaTTAatcttacagggtttgaagataatgatagtggaaagcttcccttaaaatcttacttactgaggtgctgtagttttttagaaatgagtaaaacaatgtcatgaaaatacgtttgttaatgacttaaataattttcgtctcatgagacgaaatttattttcatgacattgttttactcatttccccaaaactacagcacctcggcacgTATAGTATTTtcatggaagctttctactatcattatcttcaaactgtgtaagtttagtataattgtggacattgtgtttttgtcctacagaaGTTAGGCCTACATAGATCCTTTAAACTGAATTTATTAACATAGCTTGGAATTTTGAATGATTGTTTTGAATTGAATCAAACATTGCGAATGGTTTGCTAAACCGTTCAAATGGATCACCAAATCATCTCAACACATTATTATTTGTTCATCTGTTTAAATAAAGACGCATAAGAACATGTCTTACCTTCTACAGCAATTGAAGCAACAATTACACACTTTAGAAGTAATACGAAGAACGCCATGGTTGCTGTCAATACGACTGTGCTAACGCCCAGCCATTGGCAACGGTAGTTGAAGATCCCGGTGCTGTTTTTCTAAAGAGCAATCAGTGACTCTAGAAACAAATAGTCACTAATTCAACATGTCTTTTTTAACCTGTTGACTATCCAAAGGTTTCCATTGAAAACATGTTTACTGGTTGCCTACCGGTTT encodes:
- the LOC139941205 gene encoding uncharacterized protein, whose protein sequence is MAFFVLLLKCVIVASIAVEGAVNMTSTVTPYQVRFGKDGRPLMEDFEKRTPCGQDEPVPTGGQGDGHILATTAFNEAPQSPCATYHTSDSDVRLYLLNRTTISFPVRLDFTLKNHEANLTEVRFMGRADGDVVYAVQFTRGQGVGLEGLVAHMMDIQFDGSHRFWVTYEDGEVKVGLHGRNGEPLLHYTDPNFTTNQVRVVELHSKTITRTEWTVYQPCF